A genomic stretch from Engraulis encrasicolus isolate BLACKSEA-1 chromosome 10, IST_EnEncr_1.0, whole genome shotgun sequence includes:
- the rprd1b gene encoding regulation of nuclear pre-mRNA domain-containing protein 1B isoform X2 translates to MSSFSESALEKKLSELSNSQQSVQTLSLWIIHHRKHSSLIVRVWHREMKKAKSSRKLTFLYLANDVIQNSKKKGPEFTKDFEGVLVDACSHVAREAEEGCKKQMGRLLTIWQERSLYRADFIQQLRLAIEDSNSPKQKPAEEKKAPKRSFQKVQPPPPEEEEEEDDYRGHYSPREPDGSGPQLTEDLVKALQDLENAASGDAAVRQKIASLPQEVQDVSLLEKITDKEAADKLSKTVDEACLLLAEYNGRLAAELEDRRQLARMLTEYISSQKEALSEREKKLEEYKQKLARVTQVRKELKSHIQSLPDLSLLPNVTGGLAPLPSAGDLFSTD, encoded by the exons ATGTCATCATTCTCCGAGTCTGCGTTGGAGAAGAAGTTGTCAGAGCTCAGCAATTCCCAACAGAGTGTCCAGACCTTGTCACTATGGATAATCCACCACCGCAAGCATTCGTCCCTCATTGTACGAGTATGGcacagagagatgaagaaag CTAAAAGCAGCAGGAAGTTGACCTTCCTCTACCTGGCCAACGATGTGATCCAGAACAGTAAGAAGAAAGGGCCGGAGTTCACTAAAGACTTCGAAGGGGTCCTGGTGGACGCCTGCTCCCATGTTGCAAG GGAGGCAGAAGAGGGCTGTAAGAAGCAGATGGGTCGTCTGCTGACCATCTGGCAGGAGAGGAGCCTGTACAGAGCCGACTTCATCCAGCAGCTGAGACTGGCCATCGAAGACTCCAACAGCCCCAAACAGAAGCCCGCAG AAGAGAAGAAGGCTCCTAAGAGAAGCTTCCAGAAGGTGCAGCCACCGCCgcccgaggaggaggaagaagaggatgactaCAGAGGACACTACTCGCCACGAGAACCAGACGGCAGCGGACCACAGCTG ACTGAAGACCTGGTGAAGGCTCTGCAGGATCTGGAGAACGCCGCCTCGGGAGACGCGGCCGTGAGACAGAAGATCGCCTCACTACCGCAAGAGGTCCAGGACGTCTCGCTGCTGGAGAAGATCACAG ATAAGGAGGCGGCTGATAAGCTGTCTAAGACGGTGGATGAGGCGTGTCTGCTGCTAGCCGAGTATAATGGACGCCTGGCCGCAGAGCTGGAGGACCGACGACAGCTGGCACGCATGCTCACCGAGTACATCAGCAGCCAGAAGGAGGCCCTCAGCGAACGAGAGAAGAAACTAGAG GAGTACAAACAGAAGCTGGCGCGAGTAACACAGGTACGGAAGGAGTTGAAGTCTCACATCCAGAGCCTGCCCGACCTCTCCTTACTCCCCAACGTGACCGGTGGCCTGGCGCCTCTCCCCTCCGCAGGAGACCTCTTCTCCACAGACTGA
- the rprd1b gene encoding regulation of nuclear pre-mRNA domain-containing protein 1B isoform X1 yields the protein MSSFSESALEKKLSELSNSQQSVQTLSLWIIHHRKHSSLIVRVWHREMKKAKSSRKLTFLYLANDVIQNSKKKGPEFTKDFEGVLVDACSHVASTCISREAEEGCKKQMGRLLTIWQERSLYRADFIQQLRLAIEDSNSPKQKPAEEKKAPKRSFQKVQPPPPEEEEEEDDYRGHYSPREPDGSGPQLTEDLVKALQDLENAASGDAAVRQKIASLPQEVQDVSLLEKITDKEAADKLSKTVDEACLLLAEYNGRLAAELEDRRQLARMLTEYISSQKEALSEREKKLEEYKQKLARVTQVRKELKSHIQSLPDLSLLPNVTGGLAPLPSAGDLFSTD from the exons ATGTCATCATTCTCCGAGTCTGCGTTGGAGAAGAAGTTGTCAGAGCTCAGCAATTCCCAACAGAGTGTCCAGACCTTGTCACTATGGATAATCCACCACCGCAAGCATTCGTCCCTCATTGTACGAGTATGGcacagagagatgaagaaag CTAAAAGCAGCAGGAAGTTGACCTTCCTCTACCTGGCCAACGATGTGATCCAGAACAGTAAGAAGAAAGGGCCGGAGTTCACTAAAGACTTCGAAGGGGTCCTGGTGGACGCCTGCTCCCATGTTGCAAG TACCTGTATTTCCAGGGAGGCAGAAGAGGGCTGTAAGAAGCAGATGGGTCGTCTGCTGACCATCTGGCAGGAGAGGAGCCTGTACAGAGCCGACTTCATCCAGCAGCTGAGACTGGCCATCGAAGACTCCAACAGCCCCAAACAGAAGCCCGCAG AAGAGAAGAAGGCTCCTAAGAGAAGCTTCCAGAAGGTGCAGCCACCGCCgcccgaggaggaggaagaagaggatgactaCAGAGGACACTACTCGCCACGAGAACCAGACGGCAGCGGACCACAGCTG ACTGAAGACCTGGTGAAGGCTCTGCAGGATCTGGAGAACGCCGCCTCGGGAGACGCGGCCGTGAGACAGAAGATCGCCTCACTACCGCAAGAGGTCCAGGACGTCTCGCTGCTGGAGAAGATCACAG ATAAGGAGGCGGCTGATAAGCTGTCTAAGACGGTGGATGAGGCGTGTCTGCTGCTAGCCGAGTATAATGGACGCCTGGCCGCAGAGCTGGAGGACCGACGACAGCTGGCACGCATGCTCACCGAGTACATCAGCAGCCAGAAGGAGGCCCTCAGCGAACGAGAGAAGAAACTAGAG GAGTACAAACAGAAGCTGGCGCGAGTAACACAGGTACGGAAGGAGTTGAAGTCTCACATCCAGAGCCTGCCCGACCTCTCCTTACTCCCCAACGTGACCGGTGGCCTGGCGCCTCTCCCCTCCGCAGGAGACCTCTTCTCCACAGACTGA